The following proteins are encoded in a genomic region of Paenibacillus sp. FSL R7-0273:
- a CDS encoding CapA family protein gives MKFLVSGDALFSSSNLYKTMDPELLALLQGADEAFTNAEFVTPRRNTAPAAGRGYQTSVRPKALDEFKHLNIRYVSFANNHTGDYGVEGMVDTIEEAEARGLFPLGVGMSLHEARKPVFIDTPDGRIAIITIDVTRSEVFAASNPGNGVPARPGVNPLRWSRTYVVNDQDFAALKEISERIGIAPSMEEGKRIETYKSKSENHYEFGSLFEGYLTFEKGEHSRVKTAAHEQDQQEIFRTIQDARERADYVFVSLHTHEGENENWYSDYPAEFIETFARGAVDAGASCVFGHGSHFTRGVELYKGQPIFYNLGSLFMEFEAGESIVSPEMFTAYGYAENEAPSTLHKNRTKDNEGNWQGFYSDRKFSENFLVMFDLSVEENRFDYHLIPIDLRLTHPTVTKRGLPVLASEEAAASLVKRLNAVSQERYQTEITYEGERLTVKKR, from the coding sequence TTTACCAATGCAGAGTTTGTAACGCCAAGACGGAATACAGCTCCGGCTGCAGGCCGCGGCTATCAGACAAGCGTGCGTCCGAAGGCGCTGGATGAATTCAAGCATTTGAATATCCGTTATGTCAGCTTTGCGAATAATCACACGGGTGATTATGGGGTTGAAGGCATGGTGGATACCATTGAAGAAGCGGAAGCGCGCGGACTATTCCCTTTGGGGGTTGGCATGAGCCTGCATGAAGCCCGTAAGCCGGTCTTTATCGATACACCAGACGGGCGCATCGCCATTATTACCATTGATGTGACGAGAAGTGAGGTTTTTGCAGCCTCTAATCCGGGTAACGGCGTTCCGGCCCGTCCGGGCGTTAACCCGCTCCGCTGGTCGCGTACGTATGTCGTGAACGATCAGGATTTTGCTGCTTTAAAAGAAATCAGTGAACGGATCGGCATTGCTCCAAGTATGGAGGAAGGCAAGCGGATCGAGACCTATAAGAGTAAATCGGAGAATCACTATGAGTTCGGCTCCCTGTTTGAAGGCTACTTAACCTTTGAAAAGGGAGAGCATTCCCGTGTCAAAACGGCAGCGCATGAGCAGGATCAGCAGGAAATCTTCCGTACGATTCAGGACGCGCGGGAACGTGCTGATTACGTGTTTGTCAGTCTGCACACGCATGAAGGGGAGAATGAGAACTGGTACTCCGATTATCCGGCAGAGTTCATAGAAACCTTCGCACGGGGGGCAGTGGATGCAGGAGCGAGCTGTGTATTCGGACATGGTTCACACTTTACTAGAGGCGTGGAGCTGTACAAGGGTCAGCCTATTTTCTACAACCTGGGCAGTCTGTTTATGGAGTTTGAGGCCGGAGAGTCGATTGTATCTCCAGAGATGTTCACCGCCTACGGTTATGCGGAGAATGAAGCTCCGTCTACCCTGCACAAGAATAGAACCAAGGACAATGAGGGGAACTGGCAGGGCTTTTACAGCGACCGTAAATTCTCGGAAAACTTCCTGGTTATGTTCGATCTCAGTGTCGAGGAGAACCGGTTTGATTACCACCTGATTCCGATTGATCTTAGACTGACTCATCCGACAGTGACTAAGCGTGGTCTGCCTGTATTAGCTTCCGAGGAAGCGGCGGCCTCTCTGGTTAAACGGCTGAATGCTGTAAGCCAGGAACGGTATCAGACAGAAATCACCTACGAAGGCGAGCGTTTGACCGTCAAAAAACGTTAA